In Homo sapiens chromosome 11, GRCh38.p14 Primary Assembly, one DNA window encodes the following:
- the APLNR gene encoding apelin receptor codes for MEEGGDFDNYYGADNQSECEYTDWKSSGALIPAIYMLVFLLGTTGNGLVLWTVFRSSREKRRSADIFIASLAVADLTFVVTLPLWATYTYRDYDWPFGTFFCKLSSYLIFVNMYASVFCLTGLSFDRYLAIVRPVANARLRLRVSGAVATAVLWVLAALLAMPVMVLRTTGDLENTTKVQCYMDYSMVATVSSEWAWEVGLGVSSTTVGFVVPFTIMLTCYFFIAQTIAGHFRKERIEGLRKRRRLLSIIVVLVVTFALCWMPYHLVKTLYMLGSLLHWPCDFDLFLMNIFPYCTCISYVNSCLNPFLYAFFDPRFRQACTSMLCCGQSRCAGTSHSSSGEKSASYSSGHSQGPGPNMGKGGEQMHEKSIPYSQETLVVD; via the coding sequence ATGGAGGAAGGTGGTGATTTTGACAACTACTATGgggcagacaaccagtctgagtGTGAGTACACAGACTGGAAATCCTCGGGGGCCCTCATCCCTGCCATCTACATGTTGGTCTTCCTCCTGGGCACCACGGGCAACGGTCTGGTGCTCTGGACCGTGTTTCGGAGCAGCCGGGAGAAGAGGCGCTCAGCTGATATCTTCATTGCTAGCCTGGCGGTGGCTGACCTGACCTTCGTGGTGACGCTGCCCCTGTGGGCTACCTACACGTACCGGGACTATGACTGGCCCTTTGGGACCTTCTTCTGCAAGCTCAGCAGCTACCTCATCTTCGTCAACATGTACGCCAGCGTCTTCTGCCTCACCGGCCTCAGCTTCGACCGCTACCTGGCCATCGTGAGGCCAGTGGCCAATGCTCGGCTGAGGCTGCGGGTCAGCGGGGCCGTGGCCACGGCAGTTCTTTGGGTGCTGGCCGCCCTCCTGGCCATGCCTGTCATGGTGTTACGCACCACCGGGGACTTGGAGAACACCACTAAGGTGCAGTGCTACATGGACTACTCCATGGTGGCCACTGTGAGCTCAGAGTGGGCCTGGGAGGTGGGCCTTGGGGTCTCGTCCACCACCGTGGGCTTTGTGGTGCCCTTCACCATCATGCTGACCTGTTACTTCTTCATCGCCCAAACCATCGCTGGCCACTTCCGCAAGGAACGCATCGAGGGCCTGCGGAAGCGGCGCCGGCTGCTCAGCATCATCGTGGTGCTGGTGGTGACCTTTGCCCTGTGCTGGATGCCCTACCACCTGGTGAAGACGCTGTACATGCTGGGCAGCCTGCTGCACTGGCCCTGTGACTTTGACCTCTTCCTCATGAACATCTTCCCCTACTGCACCTGCATCAGCTACGTCAACAGCTGCCTCAACCCCTTCCTCTATGCCTTTTTCGACCCCCGCTTCCGCCAGGCCTGCACCTCCATGCTCTGCTGTGGCCAGAGCAGGTGCGCAGGCACCTCCCACAGCAGCAGTGGGGAGAAGTCAGCCAGCTACTCTTCGGGGCACAGCCAGGGGCCCGGCCCCAACATGGGCAAGGGTGGAGAACAGATGCACGAGAAATCCATCCCCTACAGCCAGGAGACCCTTGTGGTTGACTAG